A stretch of the Ascaphus truei isolate aAscTru1 chromosome 4, aAscTru1.hap1, whole genome shotgun sequence genome encodes the following:
- the MCM3 gene encoding DNA replication licensing factor MCM3 isoform X4, with amino-acid sequence MAAPVQEVDDREMREAQREYLDFLDDEEDQGIYQSKVRDMISDNRYRLIVNINDLRMKNEKRANLLMSNAFEELVAFQRALKEFVASIDATYAKQYEEFYVGLQGSFGSKHVTPRTLTARCLSCIVCVEGIVTKCSLVRPKVVRSVHYCPATKKTIERKYTDMTSLEAFPSSAVYPTKDEENNPLETEFGLSVYKDHQTITIQEMPEKAPAGQLPRSVDIILDDDLVDLVKPGDRVQSIGTYRCLPSKHNGYTSGSFRTILIACNVIQMSKEVNSVFSADDVAKIKRFSKSRSKDIFDQLSRSLAPSIHGHDYIKKAILCMLLGGVEKVLDNGSRIRGDINVLLIGDPSVAKSQLLRYVLCTAPRAIPTTGRGSSGVGLTAAVTTDQETGERRLEAGAMVLADRGVVCIDEFDKMSDLDRTAIHEVMEQGRVTIAKAGIHASLNARCSVLAAANPVYGRYNQYKTPMENIGLQDSLLSRFDLLFIMLDQMDPEQDREVSDHVLRMHRYRASGEQDGDAMPLGSAVDILATEDPNVTNEEQQELQVYEKHDGLLHGVRKRREKMVSAEFMRKYIHVAKIFKPVLTQESASYIAEEYSRLRNQDQMSTDVARTSPVTARTLETLIRLSTAHAKVRMSKTVELQDAEAAVELVLYAYFKKVLEKEKKRRRKDADSDTEGEEERTQDREAKRKRKKMRSKAGKESQKDGESHDPYDFSDTEDETPNVLTQTPKTPEHVEEPMETDSSKKTKLSSERLKTFKVALLDAFKSAHAQSIGMRTVMETINKNNETPFTQVEVKAALDHMQDANHIMVSDEIIFLI; translated from the exons ATGGCCGCCCCCGTGCAGGAGGTGGATGACCGCGAGATGCGGGAAGCCCAGCGGGAATACCTCGACTTTCTGGACGACGAG GAAGATCAAGGGATTTACCAAAGCAAAGTGAGGGACATGATCAGTGACAATCGGTACCGTCTGATTGTGAATATCAACGATCTCCGGATGAAAAACGAGAAGAGAGCCAACCT GCTGATGAGCAATGCCTTTGAGGAGCTTGTCGCGTTCCAGCGGGCACTGAAAGAGTTTGTTGCTTCTATTGATGCCACCTATGCCAAGCAGTACGAAGAGTTCTACGTTGGTCTTCAAGGCAGCTTTGGCTCCAAACACGTTACACCTCGCACTTTAACTGCACGGTGCTTAAGCTGTATTGTCTGCGTGGAAGGCATCGTTACAAAGT GCTCTTTGGTCCGTCCTAAAGTTGTTCGCAGTGTCCATTATTGTCCAGCTACAAAGAAAACGATAGAGCGCAAATACACAGATATGACCAGCCTGGAGGCGTTTCCTTCCAGTGCCGTCTATCCCACAAAG GATGAGGAGAATAATCCCCTGGAAACAGAGTTTGGTCTTTCAGTCTACAAAGATCACCAAACAATTACTATCCAGGAGATGCCAGAGAAAGCTCCTGCAGGACAGCTGCCGCGATCTGTAGATATCATCTTGGACGACGACCTTGTTGATCTGGTGAAGCCAGGAGACCGGGTGCAGAGCATTGGAACGTATCGCTGTCTGCCATCAAAGCACAACGGCTACACTTCAGGGTCGTTCAG GACCATTCTGATAGCCTGCAATGTCATACAAATGAGTAAAGAGGTGAATTCAGTCTTTTCAGCAGATGACGTGGCCAAAATAAAGCGATTTAGCAAGAGCCGTTCCAAG GATATTTTTGACCAGCTATCTAGGTCACTTGCTCCAAGTATACACGGACACGATTACATCAAGAAGGCGATCCTCTGTATGCTGCTTGGTGGCGTTGAGAAGGTTTTGGACAACGGGAGTCGTATTAGAGGAGATATAAATGTCCTCCTAATAG GTGATCCCTCTGTTGCAAAATCCCAGCTCCTGCGATACGTGCTGTGCACAGCTCCCCGTGCCATTCCTACCACGGGCAGGGGCTCCTCGGGTGTTGGTTTAACTGCGGCAGTCACCACGGACCAGGAGACTG GGGAAAGAAGATTGGAAGCAGGAGCCATGGTGCTGGCTGACCGAGGTGTCGTTTGCATTGACGAGTTCGATAAGATGTCTGATTTGGATCGCACAGCCATACATGAGGTCATGGAACAAGGACGCGTCACCATTGCCAAGGCTGGGATCCATGCCAGCCTAAATGCACGATGCAGTGTGCTAGCTGCTGCTAACCCTGTCTACGGGAGG TACAATCAATATAAAACTCCTATGGAGAACATTGGCCTTCAGGACTCTCTGCTGTCTCGTTTTGACTTGCTCTTCATAATGCTGGATCAGATGGACCCGGAACAGGACAGGGAAGTCTCAGACCATgttttgcgcatgcacagatatAGAGCTTCTGGAGAGCAGGATGGAGATG CTATGCCTCTGGGTAGTGCCGTGGATATTCTTGCCACGGAAGACCCAAACGTTACAAATGAGGAGCAACAAGAATTACAGGTGTACGAGAAACATGATGGCCTCCTGCACGGAGTTAGGAAGAGGAG GGAGAAAATGGTCAGCGCGGAGTTCATGCGCAAGTACATCCATGTGGCGAAAATCTTTAAACCCGTGCTCACACAAGAGTCTGCCAGTTACATTGCAGAGGAGTATTCCCGCCTGAGAAACCAGGACCAGATGAGCACGGATGTCGCTAGA ACCTCCCCCGTCACTGCGCGTACTTTGGAGACATTGATTCGTCTGTCTACGGCCCACGCGAAAGTACGAATGAGCAAAACGGTTGAGCTGCAGGACGCGGAGGCTGCCGTCGAACTTGTGCTGTACGCGTACTTCAAGAAG GTTCTGGAGAAAGAGAAGAAGCGGCGGAGAAAAGATGCCGATAGTGACACAGAGGGCGAGGAGGAGAGGACACAGGACAGAGAAGCAAAGAGGAAAAG GAAGAAGATGCGGTCAAAGGCTGGAAAAGAGTCACAGAAGGATGGGGAATCTCATGACCCATACGATTTTAGTGATACAGAAGATGAAACCCCGAATG TTCTGACCCAAACCCCAAAGACCCCTGAGCATGTGGAGGAGCCAATGGAAACCGATTCTTCTAAAAAGACAAAATTGTCCAGCGAGAG GCTAAAGACTTTCAAGGTGGCTCTGCTAGATGCTTTCAAGTCTGCTCATGCCCAGTCGATTGGCATGCGAACAGTGATGGAAACGATCAACAAAAACAATGAAACCCCCTTCACGCAGGTAGAAGTGAAGGCCGCTTTGGACCATATGCAAGATGCCAACCATATTATGGTTTCTGACGAAATAATTTTCTTAATCTGA
- the MCM3 gene encoding DNA replication licensing factor MCM3 isoform X1, whose protein sequence is MGRVYEEAIPTKCLSSKLQYHWPGVTVRHQDTECGFASEDQGIYQSKVRDMISDNRYRLIVNINDLRMKNEKRANLLMSNAFEELVAFQRALKEFVASIDATYAKQYEEFYVGLQGSFGSKHVTPRTLTARCLSCIVCVEGIVTKCSLVRPKVVRSVHYCPATKKTIERKYTDMTSLEAFPSSAVYPTKDEENNPLETEFGLSVYKDHQTITIQEMPEKAPAGQLPRSVDIILDDDLVDLVKPGDRVQSIGTYRCLPSKHNGYTSGSFRTILIACNVIQMSKEVNSVFSADDVAKIKRFSKSRSKDIFDQLSRSLAPSIHGHDYIKKAILCMLLGGVEKVLDNGSRIRGDINVLLIGDPSVAKSQLLRYVLCTAPRAIPTTGRGSSGVGLTAAVTTDQETGERRLEAGAMVLADRGVVCIDEFDKMSDLDRTAIHEVMEQGRVTIAKAGIHASLNARCSVLAAANPVYGRYNQYKTPMENIGLQDSLLSRFDLLFIMLDQMDPEQDREVSDHVLRMHRYRASGEQDGDAMPLGSAVDILATEDPNVTNEEQQELQVYEKHDGLLHGVRKRREKMVSAEFMRKYIHVAKIFKPVLTQESASYIAEEYSRLRNQDQMSTDVARTSPVTARTLETLIRLSTAHAKVRMSKTVELQDAEAAVELVLYAYFKKVLEKEKKRRRKDADSDTEGEEERTQDREAKRKSRKKMRSKAGKESQKDGESHDPYDFSDTEDETPNVLTQTPKTPEHVEEPMETDSSKKTKLSSERLKTFKVALLDAFKSAHAQSIGMRTVMETINKNNETPFTQVEVKAALDHMQDANHIMVSDEIIFLI, encoded by the exons ATGGGCAGAGTGTATGAGGAGGCCATCCCTACAAAATGTTTGTCATCCAAGCTACAGTATCACTGGCCTGGGGTTACTGTGCGTCACCAAGACACTGAGTGTGGTTTTGCCAGT GAAGATCAAGGGATTTACCAAAGCAAAGTGAGGGACATGATCAGTGACAATCGGTACCGTCTGATTGTGAATATCAACGATCTCCGGATGAAAAACGAGAAGAGAGCCAACCT GCTGATGAGCAATGCCTTTGAGGAGCTTGTCGCGTTCCAGCGGGCACTGAAAGAGTTTGTTGCTTCTATTGATGCCACCTATGCCAAGCAGTACGAAGAGTTCTACGTTGGTCTTCAAGGCAGCTTTGGCTCCAAACACGTTACACCTCGCACTTTAACTGCACGGTGCTTAAGCTGTATTGTCTGCGTGGAAGGCATCGTTACAAAGT GCTCTTTGGTCCGTCCTAAAGTTGTTCGCAGTGTCCATTATTGTCCAGCTACAAAGAAAACGATAGAGCGCAAATACACAGATATGACCAGCCTGGAGGCGTTTCCTTCCAGTGCCGTCTATCCCACAAAG GATGAGGAGAATAATCCCCTGGAAACAGAGTTTGGTCTTTCAGTCTACAAAGATCACCAAACAATTACTATCCAGGAGATGCCAGAGAAAGCTCCTGCAGGACAGCTGCCGCGATCTGTAGATATCATCTTGGACGACGACCTTGTTGATCTGGTGAAGCCAGGAGACCGGGTGCAGAGCATTGGAACGTATCGCTGTCTGCCATCAAAGCACAACGGCTACACTTCAGGGTCGTTCAG GACCATTCTGATAGCCTGCAATGTCATACAAATGAGTAAAGAGGTGAATTCAGTCTTTTCAGCAGATGACGTGGCCAAAATAAAGCGATTTAGCAAGAGCCGTTCCAAG GATATTTTTGACCAGCTATCTAGGTCACTTGCTCCAAGTATACACGGACACGATTACATCAAGAAGGCGATCCTCTGTATGCTGCTTGGTGGCGTTGAGAAGGTTTTGGACAACGGGAGTCGTATTAGAGGAGATATAAATGTCCTCCTAATAG GTGATCCCTCTGTTGCAAAATCCCAGCTCCTGCGATACGTGCTGTGCACAGCTCCCCGTGCCATTCCTACCACGGGCAGGGGCTCCTCGGGTGTTGGTTTAACTGCGGCAGTCACCACGGACCAGGAGACTG GGGAAAGAAGATTGGAAGCAGGAGCCATGGTGCTGGCTGACCGAGGTGTCGTTTGCATTGACGAGTTCGATAAGATGTCTGATTTGGATCGCACAGCCATACATGAGGTCATGGAACAAGGACGCGTCACCATTGCCAAGGCTGGGATCCATGCCAGCCTAAATGCACGATGCAGTGTGCTAGCTGCTGCTAACCCTGTCTACGGGAGG TACAATCAATATAAAACTCCTATGGAGAACATTGGCCTTCAGGACTCTCTGCTGTCTCGTTTTGACTTGCTCTTCATAATGCTGGATCAGATGGACCCGGAACAGGACAGGGAAGTCTCAGACCATgttttgcgcatgcacagatatAGAGCTTCTGGAGAGCAGGATGGAGATG CTATGCCTCTGGGTAGTGCCGTGGATATTCTTGCCACGGAAGACCCAAACGTTACAAATGAGGAGCAACAAGAATTACAGGTGTACGAGAAACATGATGGCCTCCTGCACGGAGTTAGGAAGAGGAG GGAGAAAATGGTCAGCGCGGAGTTCATGCGCAAGTACATCCATGTGGCGAAAATCTTTAAACCCGTGCTCACACAAGAGTCTGCCAGTTACATTGCAGAGGAGTATTCCCGCCTGAGAAACCAGGACCAGATGAGCACGGATGTCGCTAGA ACCTCCCCCGTCACTGCGCGTACTTTGGAGACATTGATTCGTCTGTCTACGGCCCACGCGAAAGTACGAATGAGCAAAACGGTTGAGCTGCAGGACGCGGAGGCTGCCGTCGAACTTGTGCTGTACGCGTACTTCAAGAAG GTTCTGGAGAAAGAGAAGAAGCGGCGGAGAAAAGATGCCGATAGTGACACAGAGGGCGAGGAGGAGAGGACACAGGACAGAGAAGCAAAGAGGAAAAG TAGGAAGAAGATGCGGTCAAAGGCTGGAAAAGAGTCACAGAAGGATGGGGAATCTCATGACCCATACGATTTTAGTGATACAGAAGATGAAACCCCGAATG TTCTGACCCAAACCCCAAAGACCCCTGAGCATGTGGAGGAGCCAATGGAAACCGATTCTTCTAAAAAGACAAAATTGTCCAGCGAGAG GCTAAAGACTTTCAAGGTGGCTCTGCTAGATGCTTTCAAGTCTGCTCATGCCCAGTCGATTGGCATGCGAACAGTGATGGAAACGATCAACAAAAACAATGAAACCCCCTTCACGCAGGTAGAAGTGAAGGCCGCTTTGGACCATATGCAAGATGCCAACCATATTATGGTTTCTGACGAAATAATTTTCTTAATCTGA
- the MCM3 gene encoding DNA replication licensing factor MCM3 isoform X3, translated as MAAPVQEVDDREMREAQREYLDFLDDEEDQGIYQSKVRDMISDNRYRLIVNINDLRMKNEKRANLLMSNAFEELVAFQRALKEFVASIDATYAKQYEEFYVGLQGSFGSKHVTPRTLTARCLSCIVCVEGIVTKCSLVRPKVVRSVHYCPATKKTIERKYTDMTSLEAFPSSAVYPTKDEENNPLETEFGLSVYKDHQTITIQEMPEKAPAGQLPRSVDIILDDDLVDLVKPGDRVQSIGTYRCLPSKHNGYTSGSFRTILIACNVIQMSKEVNSVFSADDVAKIKRFSKSRSKDIFDQLSRSLAPSIHGHDYIKKAILCMLLGGVEKVLDNGSRIRGDINVLLIGDPSVAKSQLLRYVLCTAPRAIPTTGRGSSGVGLTAAVTTDQETGERRLEAGAMVLADRGVVCIDEFDKMSDLDRTAIHEVMEQGRVTIAKAGIHASLNARCSVLAAANPVYGRYNQYKTPMENIGLQDSLLSRFDLLFIMLDQMDPEQDREVSDHVLRMHRYRASGEQDGDAMPLGSAVDILATEDPNVTNEEQQELQVYEKHDGLLHGVRKRREKMVSAEFMRKYIHVAKIFKPVLTQESASYIAEEYSRLRNQDQMSTDVARTSPVTARTLETLIRLSTAHAKVRMSKTVELQDAEAAVELVLYAYFKKVLEKEKKRRRKDADSDTEGEEERTQDREAKRKSRKKMRSKAGKESQKDGESHDPYDFSDTEDETPNVLTQTPKTPEHVEEPMETDSSKKTKLSSERLKTFKVALLDAFKSAHAQSIGMRTVMETINKNNETPFTQVEVKAALDHMQDANHIMVSDEIIFLI; from the exons ATGGCCGCCCCCGTGCAGGAGGTGGATGACCGCGAGATGCGGGAAGCCCAGCGGGAATACCTCGACTTTCTGGACGACGAG GAAGATCAAGGGATTTACCAAAGCAAAGTGAGGGACATGATCAGTGACAATCGGTACCGTCTGATTGTGAATATCAACGATCTCCGGATGAAAAACGAGAAGAGAGCCAACCT GCTGATGAGCAATGCCTTTGAGGAGCTTGTCGCGTTCCAGCGGGCACTGAAAGAGTTTGTTGCTTCTATTGATGCCACCTATGCCAAGCAGTACGAAGAGTTCTACGTTGGTCTTCAAGGCAGCTTTGGCTCCAAACACGTTACACCTCGCACTTTAACTGCACGGTGCTTAAGCTGTATTGTCTGCGTGGAAGGCATCGTTACAAAGT GCTCTTTGGTCCGTCCTAAAGTTGTTCGCAGTGTCCATTATTGTCCAGCTACAAAGAAAACGATAGAGCGCAAATACACAGATATGACCAGCCTGGAGGCGTTTCCTTCCAGTGCCGTCTATCCCACAAAG GATGAGGAGAATAATCCCCTGGAAACAGAGTTTGGTCTTTCAGTCTACAAAGATCACCAAACAATTACTATCCAGGAGATGCCAGAGAAAGCTCCTGCAGGACAGCTGCCGCGATCTGTAGATATCATCTTGGACGACGACCTTGTTGATCTGGTGAAGCCAGGAGACCGGGTGCAGAGCATTGGAACGTATCGCTGTCTGCCATCAAAGCACAACGGCTACACTTCAGGGTCGTTCAG GACCATTCTGATAGCCTGCAATGTCATACAAATGAGTAAAGAGGTGAATTCAGTCTTTTCAGCAGATGACGTGGCCAAAATAAAGCGATTTAGCAAGAGCCGTTCCAAG GATATTTTTGACCAGCTATCTAGGTCACTTGCTCCAAGTATACACGGACACGATTACATCAAGAAGGCGATCCTCTGTATGCTGCTTGGTGGCGTTGAGAAGGTTTTGGACAACGGGAGTCGTATTAGAGGAGATATAAATGTCCTCCTAATAG GTGATCCCTCTGTTGCAAAATCCCAGCTCCTGCGATACGTGCTGTGCACAGCTCCCCGTGCCATTCCTACCACGGGCAGGGGCTCCTCGGGTGTTGGTTTAACTGCGGCAGTCACCACGGACCAGGAGACTG GGGAAAGAAGATTGGAAGCAGGAGCCATGGTGCTGGCTGACCGAGGTGTCGTTTGCATTGACGAGTTCGATAAGATGTCTGATTTGGATCGCACAGCCATACATGAGGTCATGGAACAAGGACGCGTCACCATTGCCAAGGCTGGGATCCATGCCAGCCTAAATGCACGATGCAGTGTGCTAGCTGCTGCTAACCCTGTCTACGGGAGG TACAATCAATATAAAACTCCTATGGAGAACATTGGCCTTCAGGACTCTCTGCTGTCTCGTTTTGACTTGCTCTTCATAATGCTGGATCAGATGGACCCGGAACAGGACAGGGAAGTCTCAGACCATgttttgcgcatgcacagatatAGAGCTTCTGGAGAGCAGGATGGAGATG CTATGCCTCTGGGTAGTGCCGTGGATATTCTTGCCACGGAAGACCCAAACGTTACAAATGAGGAGCAACAAGAATTACAGGTGTACGAGAAACATGATGGCCTCCTGCACGGAGTTAGGAAGAGGAG GGAGAAAATGGTCAGCGCGGAGTTCATGCGCAAGTACATCCATGTGGCGAAAATCTTTAAACCCGTGCTCACACAAGAGTCTGCCAGTTACATTGCAGAGGAGTATTCCCGCCTGAGAAACCAGGACCAGATGAGCACGGATGTCGCTAGA ACCTCCCCCGTCACTGCGCGTACTTTGGAGACATTGATTCGTCTGTCTACGGCCCACGCGAAAGTACGAATGAGCAAAACGGTTGAGCTGCAGGACGCGGAGGCTGCCGTCGAACTTGTGCTGTACGCGTACTTCAAGAAG GTTCTGGAGAAAGAGAAGAAGCGGCGGAGAAAAGATGCCGATAGTGACACAGAGGGCGAGGAGGAGAGGACACAGGACAGAGAAGCAAAGAGGAAAAG TAGGAAGAAGATGCGGTCAAAGGCTGGAAAAGAGTCACAGAAGGATGGGGAATCTCATGACCCATACGATTTTAGTGATACAGAAGATGAAACCCCGAATG TTCTGACCCAAACCCCAAAGACCCCTGAGCATGTGGAGGAGCCAATGGAAACCGATTCTTCTAAAAAGACAAAATTGTCCAGCGAGAG GCTAAAGACTTTCAAGGTGGCTCTGCTAGATGCTTTCAAGTCTGCTCATGCCCAGTCGATTGGCATGCGAACAGTGATGGAAACGATCAACAAAAACAATGAAACCCCCTTCACGCAGGTAGAAGTGAAGGCCGCTTTGGACCATATGCAAGATGCCAACCATATTATGGTTTCTGACGAAATAATTTTCTTAATCTGA
- the MCM3 gene encoding DNA replication licensing factor MCM3 isoform X2 — protein MGRVYEEAIPTKCLSSKLQYHWPGVTVRHQDTECGFASEDQGIYQSKVRDMISDNRYRLIVNINDLRMKNEKRANLLMSNAFEELVAFQRALKEFVASIDATYAKQYEEFYVGLQGSFGSKHVTPRTLTARCLSCIVCVEGIVTKCSLVRPKVVRSVHYCPATKKTIERKYTDMTSLEAFPSSAVYPTKDEENNPLETEFGLSVYKDHQTITIQEMPEKAPAGQLPRSVDIILDDDLVDLVKPGDRVQSIGTYRCLPSKHNGYTSGSFRTILIACNVIQMSKEVNSVFSADDVAKIKRFSKSRSKDIFDQLSRSLAPSIHGHDYIKKAILCMLLGGVEKVLDNGSRIRGDINVLLIGDPSVAKSQLLRYVLCTAPRAIPTTGRGSSGVGLTAAVTTDQETGERRLEAGAMVLADRGVVCIDEFDKMSDLDRTAIHEVMEQGRVTIAKAGIHASLNARCSVLAAANPVYGRYNQYKTPMENIGLQDSLLSRFDLLFIMLDQMDPEQDREVSDHVLRMHRYRASGEQDGDAMPLGSAVDILATEDPNVTNEEQQELQVYEKHDGLLHGVRKRREKMVSAEFMRKYIHVAKIFKPVLTQESASYIAEEYSRLRNQDQMSTDVARTSPVTARTLETLIRLSTAHAKVRMSKTVELQDAEAAVELVLYAYFKKVLEKEKKRRRKDADSDTEGEEERTQDREAKRKRKKMRSKAGKESQKDGESHDPYDFSDTEDETPNVLTQTPKTPEHVEEPMETDSSKKTKLSSERLKTFKVALLDAFKSAHAQSIGMRTVMETINKNNETPFTQVEVKAALDHMQDANHIMVSDEIIFLI, from the exons ATGGGCAGAGTGTATGAGGAGGCCATCCCTACAAAATGTTTGTCATCCAAGCTACAGTATCACTGGCCTGGGGTTACTGTGCGTCACCAAGACACTGAGTGTGGTTTTGCCAGT GAAGATCAAGGGATTTACCAAAGCAAAGTGAGGGACATGATCAGTGACAATCGGTACCGTCTGATTGTGAATATCAACGATCTCCGGATGAAAAACGAGAAGAGAGCCAACCT GCTGATGAGCAATGCCTTTGAGGAGCTTGTCGCGTTCCAGCGGGCACTGAAAGAGTTTGTTGCTTCTATTGATGCCACCTATGCCAAGCAGTACGAAGAGTTCTACGTTGGTCTTCAAGGCAGCTTTGGCTCCAAACACGTTACACCTCGCACTTTAACTGCACGGTGCTTAAGCTGTATTGTCTGCGTGGAAGGCATCGTTACAAAGT GCTCTTTGGTCCGTCCTAAAGTTGTTCGCAGTGTCCATTATTGTCCAGCTACAAAGAAAACGATAGAGCGCAAATACACAGATATGACCAGCCTGGAGGCGTTTCCTTCCAGTGCCGTCTATCCCACAAAG GATGAGGAGAATAATCCCCTGGAAACAGAGTTTGGTCTTTCAGTCTACAAAGATCACCAAACAATTACTATCCAGGAGATGCCAGAGAAAGCTCCTGCAGGACAGCTGCCGCGATCTGTAGATATCATCTTGGACGACGACCTTGTTGATCTGGTGAAGCCAGGAGACCGGGTGCAGAGCATTGGAACGTATCGCTGTCTGCCATCAAAGCACAACGGCTACACTTCAGGGTCGTTCAG GACCATTCTGATAGCCTGCAATGTCATACAAATGAGTAAAGAGGTGAATTCAGTCTTTTCAGCAGATGACGTGGCCAAAATAAAGCGATTTAGCAAGAGCCGTTCCAAG GATATTTTTGACCAGCTATCTAGGTCACTTGCTCCAAGTATACACGGACACGATTACATCAAGAAGGCGATCCTCTGTATGCTGCTTGGTGGCGTTGAGAAGGTTTTGGACAACGGGAGTCGTATTAGAGGAGATATAAATGTCCTCCTAATAG GTGATCCCTCTGTTGCAAAATCCCAGCTCCTGCGATACGTGCTGTGCACAGCTCCCCGTGCCATTCCTACCACGGGCAGGGGCTCCTCGGGTGTTGGTTTAACTGCGGCAGTCACCACGGACCAGGAGACTG GGGAAAGAAGATTGGAAGCAGGAGCCATGGTGCTGGCTGACCGAGGTGTCGTTTGCATTGACGAGTTCGATAAGATGTCTGATTTGGATCGCACAGCCATACATGAGGTCATGGAACAAGGACGCGTCACCATTGCCAAGGCTGGGATCCATGCCAGCCTAAATGCACGATGCAGTGTGCTAGCTGCTGCTAACCCTGTCTACGGGAGG TACAATCAATATAAAACTCCTATGGAGAACATTGGCCTTCAGGACTCTCTGCTGTCTCGTTTTGACTTGCTCTTCATAATGCTGGATCAGATGGACCCGGAACAGGACAGGGAAGTCTCAGACCATgttttgcgcatgcacagatatAGAGCTTCTGGAGAGCAGGATGGAGATG CTATGCCTCTGGGTAGTGCCGTGGATATTCTTGCCACGGAAGACCCAAACGTTACAAATGAGGAGCAACAAGAATTACAGGTGTACGAGAAACATGATGGCCTCCTGCACGGAGTTAGGAAGAGGAG GGAGAAAATGGTCAGCGCGGAGTTCATGCGCAAGTACATCCATGTGGCGAAAATCTTTAAACCCGTGCTCACACAAGAGTCTGCCAGTTACATTGCAGAGGAGTATTCCCGCCTGAGAAACCAGGACCAGATGAGCACGGATGTCGCTAGA ACCTCCCCCGTCACTGCGCGTACTTTGGAGACATTGATTCGTCTGTCTACGGCCCACGCGAAAGTACGAATGAGCAAAACGGTTGAGCTGCAGGACGCGGAGGCTGCCGTCGAACTTGTGCTGTACGCGTACTTCAAGAAG GTTCTGGAGAAAGAGAAGAAGCGGCGGAGAAAAGATGCCGATAGTGACACAGAGGGCGAGGAGGAGAGGACACAGGACAGAGAAGCAAAGAGGAAAAG GAAGAAGATGCGGTCAAAGGCTGGAAAAGAGTCACAGAAGGATGGGGAATCTCATGACCCATACGATTTTAGTGATACAGAAGATGAAACCCCGAATG TTCTGACCCAAACCCCAAAGACCCCTGAGCATGTGGAGGAGCCAATGGAAACCGATTCTTCTAAAAAGACAAAATTGTCCAGCGAGAG GCTAAAGACTTTCAAGGTGGCTCTGCTAGATGCTTTCAAGTCTGCTCATGCCCAGTCGATTGGCATGCGAACAGTGATGGAAACGATCAACAAAAACAATGAAACCCCCTTCACGCAGGTAGAAGTGAAGGCCGCTTTGGACCATATGCAAGATGCCAACCATATTATGGTTTCTGACGAAATAATTTTCTTAATCTGA